A single region of the Lacipirellulaceae bacterium genome encodes:
- the trpA gene encoding tryptophan synthase subunit alpha gives MPALDDLFQILRQENRKALMPFVTAGDPDLEFTAAVLKELVSRGAAMCELGIPYSDPIADGPVIQASYTRALDKKIKLDDITAMLGQVTPQLTAPVVTMVSYAIIYRKGLEAYCDEIAARGVAGMIVPDLPVEEAAALAKIAAPRDLSLIQLVTPTTPRERALRICETSTGFVYYVSIAGITGERTQLPPELADNVSWLREQTNLPICIGFGISKPEHVKLLAPVADGLIVGSAIVRRIAAASEKPRDEVLADVGDYVASLLSALN, from the coding sequence ATGCCAGCCCTCGACGACCTCTTCCAGATTCTCCGCCAAGAAAACCGCAAGGCGCTCATGCCATTTGTGACTGCGGGCGACCCTGATCTTGAGTTTACGGCAGCCGTTCTCAAGGAGCTCGTCTCACGAGGGGCGGCGATGTGTGAACTTGGCATCCCCTACAGCGATCCAATTGCTGATGGGCCTGTCATTCAAGCATCATACACTCGAGCGTTGGACAAGAAGATTAAGTTGGATGACATCACGGCCATGCTCGGCCAGGTTACGCCGCAGCTTACTGCGCCGGTAGTGACGATGGTCAGTTACGCGATTATCTATCGGAAAGGGCTCGAAGCCTATTGTGACGAGATTGCAGCTCGTGGCGTCGCGGGGATGATCGTTCCGGACCTTCCAGTAGAAGAAGCAGCGGCGCTAGCGAAGATCGCCGCTCCCCGCGACTTAAGCCTCATCCAACTCGTCACGCCAACCACACCTCGTGAGCGTGCTCTGCGTATCTGCGAAACCTCGACCGGGTTTGTCTACTACGTCTCGATTGCCGGCATCACTGGTGAACGGACTCAGCTTCCGCCAGAACTCGCCGACAATGTTAGTTGGCTTCGGGAGCAAACGAACTTACCGATATGCATCGGTTTCGGGATTAGCAAGCCCGAACACGTGAAGCTCCTTGCCCCGGTTGCTGACGGACTCATCGTTGGGAGTGCAATTGTCCGTCGTATCGCCGCAGCTTCAGAGAAGCCTCGGGATGAGGTGCTTGCTGATGTCGGCGATTATGTGGCAAGTCTCTTGTCCGCACTCAACTAA
- a CDS encoding SDR family oxidoreductase, with product MSKVALITGSGRKRVGYVIAKALGEAGYSLVLHYHSSSEEAEASVAEFAEQGIEAIALKADVADEDDVEKMFDAAMERFGRLDVLVTTSSIWRTIPFEETTSEDLIKSYEVNTLGTFLPARRAGLIMCDQPEGGSIITVGDWSIDRPYVDHAAYFIAKGSIPTLTRMLAVEMSARNPKVRVNCIHPGPVMFPPDATEEEKQSRIDSTLVKDADCPETVAHAVKFFVENKFVTGTCLPVDGGRTVAGNKHE from the coding sequence ATGTCTAAAGTTGCCCTCATCACCGGAAGCGGACGCAAACGCGTCGGCTACGTTATCGCGAAAGCCCTCGGCGAAGCGGGATACTCGCTTGTCTTGCACTATCATTCCTCAAGCGAGGAGGCGGAGGCCTCGGTAGCCGAATTTGCGGAGCAAGGCATCGAGGCCATCGCGCTAAAAGCCGATGTCGCGGACGAGGATGACGTTGAAAAAATGTTTGATGCGGCCATGGAGAGGTTTGGCCGCCTCGACGTGCTTGTCACCACTTCTTCGATCTGGCGTACGATTCCCTTCGAGGAAACGACTTCTGAAGACCTCATCAAGAGCTACGAGGTAAACACCCTCGGTACGTTTTTGCCTGCACGTCGAGCTGGGCTCATTATGTGCGATCAGCCCGAAGGAGGATCGATCATTACGGTCGGTGACTGGTCAATCGACCGTCCCTACGTCGATCATGCGGCATACTTTATCGCGAAAGGGTCGATCCCTACGCTCACTCGAATGTTGGCAGTTGAGATGTCAGCACGGAATCCCAAGGTCCGTGTGAATTGCATTCATCCCGGTCCCGTGATGTTCCCGCCAGATGCGACAGAAGAAGAAAAGCAAAGTCGTATTGATTCAACGCTCGTGAAGGACGCTGATTGCCCCGAAACGGTCGCTCATGCCGTGAAGTTTTTTGTTGAAAACAAGTTTGTCACAGGGACGTGCTTACCTGTGGATGGTGGGCGTACGGTAGCGGGGAACAAACACGAATGA
- a CDS encoding cob(I)yrinic acid a,c-diamide adenosyltransferase, which produces MKIYTRTGDDGTTGLFGGPRVPKNDERIVAYGSIDELNSLLGLTRSHGMPPEIDSAVERIQHELFGVGAELATPEPEEHNTDFIGEPQVRRLELEIDRFELQLEPLSNFILPGGGQAGATLHVARCACRRAEREMVTLGESSPVRATLLQYVNRLSDLLFVLARATNADSNSPEQPWEK; this is translated from the coding sequence ATGAAGATCTACACACGCACTGGCGACGACGGCACCACAGGTCTCTTTGGAGGACCGCGTGTCCCGAAAAACGATGAGCGCATCGTCGCCTACGGATCAATCGATGAGCTGAATTCGCTCTTGGGACTGACCCGCTCGCATGGCATGCCACCCGAGATTGATTCTGCCGTAGAGCGAATCCAGCACGAACTTTTCGGCGTAGGTGCGGAGCTGGCAACTCCCGAGCCAGAAGAGCACAATACCGACTTCATTGGCGAGCCCCAGGTCCGCCGTCTTGAACTGGAAATCGATCGGTTTGAATTGCAGTTAGAGCCGCTCTCCAACTTTATCTTGCCGGGAGGAGGCCAAGCCGGAGCGACACTCCATGTGGCCCGTTGTGCCTGCCGTCGAGCGGAGCGAGAAATGGTCACTCTCGGCGAGTCGTCCCCAGTGCGGGCGACCCTCCTCCAGTACGTCAATCGCCTGAGCGATTTGCTTTTTGTCCTTGCTAGGGCGACCAATGCGGACAGTAATTCCCCAGAACAGCCTTGGGAGAAATAA
- the mutM gene encoding bifunctional DNA-formamidopyrimidine glycosylase/DNA-(apurinic or apyrimidinic site) lyase has translation MPELPEVETMRRGVDCVVGSRIDSIERPPCPRKPISIKPAFGKLRRRIVGQRIERTGRAGKRVVLWLESGDALLFEPRMTGLVLLVDPPTEEHLRLRLRLSGGKTKPRNPKELLYWDRRGLGNVHLLSAKAFQQAYGLQKLGPDALDISAEEFAERLGNSSRMIKVALLDQKAVAGIGNLYAAEILHVAGIHPERQCHRMSTKQWEALTAATHAVLAEAIKYEGSTLNDGTYRNALNKQGGYQNEHRVYNRAGQACPRCGGEILRKVHTQRSTFFCNRCQTKRGAILVAQVE, from the coding sequence ATGCCTGAATTGCCTGAAGTTGAAACGATGCGTCGGGGCGTGGATTGCGTCGTCGGTTCCCGAATCGACTCCATCGAGCGACCGCCTTGCCCCCGCAAGCCTATTTCCATCAAACCCGCATTCGGCAAGCTACGTAGGCGAATCGTGGGGCAGCGCATTGAGCGAACCGGTCGTGCGGGTAAACGCGTGGTGTTGTGGCTGGAAAGTGGCGATGCCCTGCTATTCGAACCTCGGATGACGGGGCTCGTCTTGCTCGTGGATCCTCCCACCGAAGAGCACCTCCGCCTGCGGCTTCGCTTATCTGGCGGCAAGACCAAGCCCCGTAATCCCAAAGAGTTACTCTATTGGGACCGTCGCGGACTGGGCAATGTTCACCTACTTTCTGCGAAAGCATTTCAACAGGCCTATGGCTTGCAAAAGCTTGGGCCTGATGCACTTGACATCTCCGCTGAGGAGTTCGCGGAGCGTCTCGGGAACTCAAGCCGGATGATTAAGGTTGCTCTGCTCGATCAGAAAGCGGTAGCGGGAATCGGCAACCTCTATGCCGCAGAGATCTTGCATGTCGCGGGAATTCACCCAGAGCGACAATGCCACCGCATGTCAACGAAGCAGTGGGAAGCGCTCACTGCCGCAACTCATGCAGTGCTTGCGGAAGCCATCAAGTACGAAGGGTCAACACTCAACGATGGAACGTACCGCAATGCGTTGAACAAACAGGGCGGCTATCAAAACGAACACCGCGTCTACAACAGGGCAGGACAGGCTTGCCCTCGATGTGGTGGGGAAATCTTACGGAAGGTCCATACCCAGCGTTCCACGTTTTTCTGTAATCGGTGCCAAACCAAACGCGGAGCTATTCTCGTAGCTCAGGTCGAGTAG
- a CDS encoding serine/threonine-protein kinase codes for MSKDEQDELRLPVKDLAAGSQNITVKDTDARFPKHQTTGFGRYSDFKPLSKGGSAVLRTCRDNNLGRTVVMKTLHTHLADNEHQRARFLREARVTAQLQHPATVAVYDLGRDIDGQLYFTMKKVAGDTLREVFERQIAGEAEAIETYDLERLLGVFIQVCNALASAHANGVVHRDVKPENVIIGSFGEVILLDWGVAKVWAEDDDQASEHEHQVLTTMNQRPGTPLYMAPEQVRGGSDEIDARTDIYSIGVVLYEALTLKEPLRGEKVGETFEKIVKEKPVPPRERAPDRRIPPQLAAICMKALEKRREDRFQDMEELIAALRDFRGRALQTLTGV; via the coding sequence ATGAGCAAAGACGAACAAGACGAACTCCGCTTGCCCGTGAAAGATCTTGCCGCTGGTTCGCAGAATATTACCGTCAAAGACACCGACGCTCGTTTTCCAAAACATCAGACCACGGGTTTTGGTCGGTACAGCGATTTCAAGCCGCTCTCGAAAGGTGGCTCTGCCGTTCTGCGGACGTGTCGTGACAACAATCTGGGTCGCACCGTCGTGATGAAGACCCTCCACACGCATCTCGCGGACAACGAACACCAACGGGCACGCTTCTTGCGTGAGGCGCGTGTCACTGCACAACTGCAGCACCCTGCTACCGTCGCCGTATACGATCTGGGTCGTGACATTGACGGCCAACTCTATTTCACGATGAAGAAAGTTGCCGGCGATACCCTCCGTGAAGTGTTCGAAAGACAAATCGCTGGCGAAGCGGAAGCAATCGAAACCTACGACCTGGAACGCCTGCTTGGCGTCTTCATCCAAGTCTGCAACGCCTTGGCATCTGCTCATGCCAACGGCGTGGTTCATCGCGACGTGAAGCCAGAGAATGTCATCATCGGATCGTTCGGCGAGGTCATTCTTCTCGATTGGGGCGTTGCCAAAGTTTGGGCAGAAGACGACGACCAAGCTAGCGAGCATGAACATCAAGTCCTCACCACGATGAACCAACGTCCCGGCACACCTCTTTATATGGCTCCCGAGCAGGTCCGCGGCGGAAGTGACGAGATTGACGCACGTACCGACATTTACAGCATTGGCGTGGTCCTTTACGAAGCCCTTACCTTGAAAGAGCCTCTGCGCGGGGAAAAAGTCGGCGAAACGTTTGAGAAGATTGTTAAGGAGAAGCCCGTTCCCCCGAGAGAACGTGCCCCCGATCGCCGCATTCCTCCGCAACTCGCGGCCATTTGCATGAAGGCATTGGAAAAACGGCGCGAGGATCGCTTTCAAGACATGGAAGAGTTGATTGCTGCGCTTCGCGACTTCCGCGGTCGAGCCTTGCAGACGCTTACTGGGGTGTAG
- a CDS encoding ammonium transporter codes for MLTSTALVLFMTAPGLAMFYGGLVRSKNVLSVLMQCIFLMGLMTVVWALYGYSLAFGGDGAYIGDGEYLFMQNVQRIWNEAAGGPETPMSDAIPTLTHMLFQGMFFIITPALICGAFAERMKFTSMALFSLLWGTFVYCPLCHWVWDGGILAFAETADYESGETVSIAGGALDFAGGTVVHISSGISALVCALVLGRRRGFGTEDMRPHNLTYTVIGAGMLWVGWFGFNAGSELASDGLASSAFAVTHFSAAAGVLGWVIYEWFTSGKPSVLGAASGAVAGLVCITPAAGFVQPMPALIMGALAGVVCAFACGTVKKKFGYDDSLDAFGVHGVGGTLGAVLTGIFATRVCWDIDGVNKLGLIEGGGTRILIGQIVAVIVTWVFSIVATFILLKVVAALTGGLRVSEEGEIRGLDETDHSEEGYIFA; via the coding sequence ATGCTTACAAGCACGGCCCTTGTTCTTTTCATGACAGCGCCGGGCCTCGCCATGTTCTATGGCGGTCTGGTCCGTAGCAAAAACGTCCTCAGTGTGCTTATGCAGTGCATCTTTCTGATGGGCCTAATGACGGTCGTCTGGGCACTCTACGGATATAGTCTGGCATTTGGTGGCGACGGTGCCTACATCGGCGACGGCGAGTACCTATTCATGCAGAACGTACAGCGGATTTGGAATGAAGCGGCAGGCGGACCTGAAACCCCGATGTCGGATGCGATTCCAACACTGACTCACATGTTGTTCCAAGGCATGTTCTTCATCATTACACCTGCACTTATATGCGGTGCTTTTGCAGAGCGAATGAAATTTACCTCGATGGCTTTGTTCTCGCTTCTTTGGGGAACTTTCGTTTACTGTCCGCTCTGTCATTGGGTTTGGGACGGAGGCATTCTAGCTTTTGCTGAGACAGCCGATTATGAAAGCGGAGAGACCGTAAGCATCGCTGGCGGGGCCCTTGATTTTGCTGGCGGCACTGTTGTGCATATTAGCTCAGGAATTTCCGCCCTGGTTTGTGCTTTGGTGCTCGGACGCCGGAGAGGTTTCGGTACGGAAGACATGCGGCCTCACAATCTGACGTACACGGTAATTGGCGCCGGCATGTTGTGGGTGGGGTGGTTTGGGTTCAACGCAGGCAGCGAGCTTGCCTCGGATGGCCTCGCTTCGAGCGCCTTCGCCGTTACCCATTTCTCAGCGGCGGCAGGCGTGCTTGGCTGGGTGATTTACGAATGGTTCACAAGTGGAAAACCCAGTGTCCTGGGAGCCGCTTCGGGGGCTGTGGCAGGCTTGGTGTGCATCACTCCGGCTGCCGGATTCGTCCAGCCGATGCCAGCTCTCATCATGGGTGCCTTAGCGGGCGTTGTTTGCGCGTTTGCTTGCGGGACGGTCAAAAAGAAGTTTGGCTATGACGACTCGCTAGATGCCTTTGGTGTTCATGGTGTCGGTGGGACACTCGGGGCTGTGTTGACCGGCATTTTCGCGACGCGAGTTTGCTGGGATATCGACGGAGTGAATAAGCTCGGCCTAATTGAGGGAGGCGGGACGCGGATACTTATTGGCCAGATCGTGGCTGTGATCGTGACTTGGGTCTTTAGCATCGTCGCCACGTTCATCCTTCTCAAAGTCGTTGCCGCTTTGACTGGCGGGCTTCGAGTGAGCGAAGAAGGCGAAATCCGTGGCCTCGATGAGACGGACCACAGTGAGGAAGGTTACATCTTTGCGTAA
- the glnD gene encoding [protein-PII] uridylyltransferase, with protein sequence MSKVVESCKADLQEGRNRIREMHDRGVEGLRVCSSLTSLVDGIVIRLFDAACAELAASSSQVSDLRENVAIVALGSYGRRQMAPFSDVDICLLHDLKEGEQLKSAVRPFTQSLYDVGFDVGYSVRTVSEAAALAKEDAVIATSQIGARLIAGAQRLHEDFRTGFEKVIRKRPRASSEAFLEARREERKQYGETVYLLEPNVKRSKGGLRDLHLLQWMGFAEHGEFDLDRLRLLGAMTKVEHRRILNARTYLLRLRNEMHFHAGRSYETLNRSEQVRIAEVFGHTNRGGLLPVEHFMRDYFRHTKQVWEMIRRRVAAMEKPTRVERLLDPVIGRNTNEDCRVGVKNVSLTTLGKEKIQSSLATVLDVVSISLKAGKHLDHAAWSALLLAAPDCPDEVTSEVSEKFLRMLDEPETAGDAVRVLNELGYLEKLVPAMKHVRCLLQFNQYHKYTVDEHSLLAVRKATEFAERQDALGQAYRDTKEKRLLHLALLLHDLGKGHEEDHSEVGRRIAEETCQRLGILDRDADVVMQLVHKHLTMSHLTFRRDTSDPEVLSRFAEEIGSSRRLRMLFVLTCADLAAVGPDVLNDWKVEVLTDVYIRTRQCMETDDITHDGVQIAEHRRRVFGSLTKQEQEDPWFERQVELLPTSYLAGREIKDVVNTLRSLRTLKESEAIAWGRHLPETQTLEFVTGVSKGVGQGMFSRTAGALTAAGLKILAADVEVLADELLLLRFVAVDPSDPTLVDTTRIDRVSKALVAAANSDDPPKFSKVWGQEDAEAAIQLSGLPNAVRIDNESSQRGTVVEVFTFDRAGLLYQLARQLHELGLTIRHAKIGTYLDQVVDVFYVTDRSGEKIFEEGRLSEIRDSMLSIVELAKA encoded by the coding sequence ATGAGTAAGGTCGTCGAGTCCTGCAAAGCGGATCTCCAAGAGGGGCGCAACCGCATCCGTGAGATGCATGACCGCGGCGTCGAAGGACTGCGAGTTTGCAGCAGCCTCACCTCGCTAGTTGACGGCATTGTGATTCGCTTGTTCGACGCCGCATGTGCCGAGCTTGCCGCGTCCTCATCGCAAGTGAGTGACCTGCGAGAAAACGTCGCGATCGTTGCGTTAGGCAGCTATGGACGTCGTCAGATGGCGCCCTTCTCAGATGTTGATATATGTCTGCTTCACGATTTGAAAGAGGGTGAGCAGCTCAAATCTGCGGTGCGACCCTTCACGCAGTCACTCTATGACGTTGGTTTCGACGTAGGATACAGCGTTCGAACTGTGTCAGAGGCAGCTGCTCTTGCAAAAGAGGATGCGGTGATCGCTACCTCGCAGATCGGAGCCCGTCTGATCGCCGGTGCCCAACGACTCCACGAAGATTTTCGCACAGGGTTCGAGAAAGTTATCCGAAAACGCCCGCGAGCTAGCAGCGAAGCTTTTCTGGAAGCCCGGCGTGAAGAACGGAAACAGTATGGTGAGACGGTGTATCTCTTGGAGCCAAATGTGAAGCGTTCCAAAGGCGGATTGCGGGATTTACATTTGCTTCAATGGATGGGCTTCGCGGAACATGGTGAGTTCGATCTCGACCGACTGAGACTCCTTGGGGCGATGACCAAGGTTGAGCATCGGCGAATCCTCAACGCAAGGACGTATCTGTTGCGATTGCGGAACGAGATGCATTTTCATGCCGGCCGATCTTACGAAACGCTCAATCGATCGGAACAGGTACGCATCGCGGAAGTGTTCGGTCATACGAATCGCGGCGGCTTGTTGCCCGTTGAGCACTTCATGCGTGATTACTTTCGCCACACCAAACAGGTTTGGGAAATGATTCGCCGCCGCGTCGCCGCTATGGAGAAGCCGACCCGCGTCGAAAGGCTGCTTGACCCTGTCATCGGTCGCAACACGAACGAGGACTGCCGAGTCGGTGTGAAAAACGTTTCACTGACGACGCTCGGCAAAGAGAAAATACAATCAAGTCTCGCGACGGTACTGGATGTTGTCAGTATCTCTTTGAAAGCGGGTAAGCACCTCGACCATGCTGCGTGGTCCGCCCTTTTGCTGGCGGCTCCGGATTGTCCCGACGAAGTAACTAGCGAAGTGTCTGAAAAGTTCCTCCGCATGCTTGACGAGCCGGAGACGGCCGGCGACGCGGTTCGGGTGCTCAATGAGTTAGGCTATCTGGAGAAGCTCGTTCCCGCGATGAAGCATGTTCGTTGTTTGCTGCAGTTTAACCAGTATCACAAGTACACTGTTGATGAGCATAGCCTGTTGGCCGTCCGTAAGGCCACTGAGTTTGCAGAGCGACAAGACGCTCTGGGACAGGCCTATCGCGATACCAAAGAGAAACGACTCCTCCACCTCGCTCTCTTGCTGCATGATCTTGGCAAAGGCCATGAAGAAGATCACAGCGAAGTCGGCAGGCGAATCGCTGAGGAGACTTGCCAGCGGCTGGGCATCCTGGATCGCGATGCGGACGTTGTGATGCAACTCGTACACAAGCATCTCACGATGTCGCACCTCACTTTCAGGCGTGATACGAGCGATCCGGAGGTGCTCAGTCGTTTTGCGGAAGAGATTGGCAGCAGTCGTCGACTAAGAATGCTCTTCGTCCTAACTTGTGCCGACTTAGCTGCGGTCGGGCCCGATGTTCTAAACGATTGGAAAGTAGAGGTCCTAACCGACGTCTACATCCGCACGCGTCAATGCATGGAGACCGACGACATTACGCATGATGGTGTGCAGATTGCGGAACATCGTCGTCGAGTCTTCGGCAGCCTCACGAAGCAAGAACAGGAAGACCCATGGTTCGAGCGTCAGGTCGAGCTCCTTCCCACCTCCTACTTGGCAGGGCGAGAGATAAAGGACGTAGTTAACACGCTTCGCAGTTTAAGGACGCTCAAAGAAAGCGAAGCAATCGCTTGGGGGCGTCATCTGCCTGAGACTCAAACTCTGGAATTCGTCACCGGAGTGAGCAAGGGAGTCGGTCAAGGGATGTTTTCTCGTACGGCCGGCGCACTGACGGCGGCCGGTTTGAAGATTCTCGCAGCTGATGTCGAAGTCCTCGCCGATGAATTGTTGCTGCTACGGTTCGTTGCCGTTGACCCCAGCGATCCGACGCTCGTCGATACGACGAGGATCGACCGCGTGAGTAAGGCTCTAGTGGCAGCGGCGAATTCTGATGACCCGCCGAAGTTTTCAAAGGTCTGGGGGCAAGAAGACGCTGAAGCAGCGATCCAACTTTCGGGATTACCTAATGCGGTCCGTATCGACAACGAATCTTCTCAGAGGGGGACCGTCGTTGAGGTTTTTACCTTCGATCGAGCAGGCTTACTATACCAGTTAGCACGGCAACTGCACGAATTAGGGCTGACGATCCGCCACGCCAAAATCGGTACTTACCTCGACCAAGTCGTTGATGTCTTCTACGTAACCGACCGCTCTGGAGAAAAAATCTTCGAGGAAGGCCGACTTTCGGAAATTCGCGATTCAATGCTCTCGATTGTCGAGCTTGCGAAAGCGTAG
- a CDS encoding ABC transporter ATP-binding protein: MIDIRNFGKQYGDFTAVANLNLQIPAGEMFGFIGPNGAGKSTTIRFLATLLKASHGEATINGHSVTNDPIGVRRSVGYMPDNFGVYDGMKVWEFLDFFAVAYQVPRSRRKAVLSDVLELLDLTHKRDDYVNGLSRGMKQRLCLAKTLVHDPPVLILDEPASGLDPRARLEVKALLKELRNMGKTILISSHILTELADCCTSIGIIERGQLLMHGPIDKVYRRIQKQRMIQVRFSGDPAAGLSLIRSDPKVRNLQENSRSCTLEYAGDDSDVQRLMRGLVAANCGLISFADKEPTLEDVFMLVTKGLVT, translated from the coding sequence ATGATAGACATTCGGAACTTCGGCAAACAGTACGGTGACTTCACCGCGGTCGCGAATCTGAACCTGCAGATTCCCGCGGGTGAGATGTTCGGATTCATTGGTCCCAACGGCGCCGGGAAAAGTACCACGATCCGATTCCTCGCCACGCTTTTGAAGGCGAGTCACGGGGAAGCGACGATCAATGGGCACAGCGTCACCAACGATCCGATTGGCGTTCGCCGTAGTGTCGGGTACATGCCGGACAACTTCGGCGTGTACGATGGAATGAAGGTTTGGGAGTTTCTCGATTTCTTTGCGGTCGCCTATCAAGTGCCGCGCTCACGCCGGAAGGCCGTGTTGTCGGATGTGCTCGAACTGCTCGACCTCACGCATAAGCGCGACGACTACGTCAATGGACTGTCGCGAGGCATGAAGCAGCGGCTCTGCCTCGCCAAGACCTTGGTTCACGACCCGCCGGTCCTCATCCTCGATGAGCCTGCCAGCGGGCTCGACCCGCGAGCGCGGCTGGAAGTGAAGGCGTTGCTCAAGGAATTACGGAACATGGGCAAAACGATCCTCATTTCTAGCCATATCCTGACCGAGCTAGCCGACTGCTGCACGAGCATTGGTATCATCGAACGGGGTCAGCTCTTAATGCATGGCCCAATAGACAAGGTCTACCGGCGGATTCAGAAACAACGGATGATTCAAGTTCGTTTTTCTGGCGATCCTGCTGCTGGCTTGAGCCTGATTCGCAGCGACCCTAAGGTGCGTAACTTACAAGAAAACTCCCGCAGTTGCACGCTCGAGTATGCCGGCGACGATTCGGACGTCCAGCGTCTGATGCGGGGCCTAGTGGCCGCCAACTGTGGGCTGATTTCTTTTGCTGATAAGGAACCGACGCTTGAGGATGTGTTTATGTTGGTGACGAAGGGACTGGTAACATAA
- the trpB gene encoding tryptophan synthase subunit beta, with the protein MSIDTDNETASATVPDAQGRFGDFGGRYVPETLVKALDQLAVEYEKAKSDDDFQAELTTLLRDFVGRPSPLYHARRLSEQCGGAQIYFKREDVNHTGAHKINNTIGQCLLTLRMGKGRVIAETGAGQHGVATATACAHFGLPCVVYMGEEDIRRQKPNVFSMKLLGAEVRPVTSGSRTLRDAINEAMRDWMASVDDTHYILGSVVGPHPFPQIVRDFQSVIGRETIDQCRSRLSRLPDVVVACVGGGSNAAGMFYPFVEHPEVEMLGVEAGGRSDQPGDHASPLTYGQPGVLHGSFSYVMQDDDGQTSDVHSMSAGLDYPGVGPEHSYWKDTGRVQYTSCDDTTAMEAFDACAAAEGIMPALETSHAVAKAMDLAKQRDKEDVIVVCLSGRGDKDAMEIARLKGVDFG; encoded by the coding sequence TTGAGTATCGATACCGATAACGAGACCGCAAGTGCTACCGTCCCTGACGCCCAAGGTCGCTTTGGCGACTTTGGCGGCCGTTACGTTCCAGAGACGCTCGTCAAGGCGCTTGACCAGCTGGCAGTCGAGTACGAAAAGGCCAAAAGCGACGATGATTTTCAAGCAGAGCTAACCACGCTGCTCCGCGATTTCGTAGGCCGTCCTTCTCCGCTTTACCACGCTCGGCGGCTCAGCGAGCAATGCGGCGGCGCTCAGATCTACTTCAAACGCGAGGATGTCAATCACACTGGGGCTCACAAGATCAACAATACGATTGGTCAGTGTCTGCTGACTCTGCGTATGGGCAAAGGCCGGGTGATTGCCGAAACTGGCGCAGGTCAGCACGGTGTTGCCACCGCTACGGCTTGTGCGCACTTCGGTTTGCCGTGTGTGGTTTATATGGGCGAGGAGGATATCCGCCGTCAAAAACCGAATGTGTTTTCGATGAAACTGCTCGGCGCAGAAGTCCGCCCCGTGACGAGTGGCTCGCGGACTCTTCGCGACGCAATTAACGAGGCGATGCGAGACTGGATGGCCTCGGTTGACGACACGCATTACATCCTTGGTTCGGTCGTGGGCCCCCATCCGTTCCCACAGATCGTCCGCGATTTTCAATCCGTTATCGGCAGAGAAACCATCGACCAATGCCGCTCGAGGCTCAGCCGCTTACCCGACGTTGTCGTCGCCTGCGTCGGCGGCGGCAGCAACGCTGCGGGGATGTTTTACCCGTTCGTCGAACACCCTGAGGTTGAGATGCTCGGTGTTGAAGCGGGCGGGCGAAGCGATCAGCCGGGTGACCACGCTTCCCCCCTCACTTATGGCCAGCCCGGGGTTTTGCACGGCAGTTTCAGTTACGTCATGCAAGACGACGACGGCCAGACCTCCGATGTCCACTCCATGAGTGCGGGGCTCGACTACCCAGGGGTCGGTCCAGAGCACAGCTACTGGAAAGATACGGGTCGAGTTCAATACACAAGTTGCGACGACACAACGGCCATGGAAGCCTTCGACGCTTGTGCCGCTGCTGAGGGGATCATGCCAGCCCTGGAGACGTCCCATGCGGTCGCCAAGGCGATGGATCTCGCCAAGCAGCGAGACAAAGAAGACGTGATTGTCGTTTGTTTAAGCGGACGAGGGGACAAAGACGCGATGGAGATTGCACGTCTTAAGGGTGTCGACTTTGGCTAG
- a CDS encoding P-II family nitrogen regulator — protein MKKIEAIVRHFKLEDVKNALSEQGIAGMTITEVRGFGRQKGHTETYRGTEYAVDFVPKVKIEVAVDEDRAQLVIDTVLKAAQTGQIGDGKIFVSDLSDTIRIRTGETGGEAL, from the coding sequence ATGAAGAAAATCGAAGCCATTGTCCGCCACTTCAAACTTGAAGACGTGAAGAATGCTCTCAGCGAGCAAGGCATCGCGGGAATGACCATCACCGAGGTCCGCGGCTTTGGCCGTCAAAAGGGACACACGGAGACTTACCGCGGGACGGAATACGCTGTCGATTTCGTTCCTAAGGTCAAAATCGAAGTTGCCGTCGACGAAGACCGAGCCCAGCTCGTCATAGATACGGTTCTCAAGGCAGCCCAGACGGGTCAGATCGGCGACGGAAAAATCTTTGTCTCCGACCTTAGCGACACCATCCGCATCCGCACTGGCGAAACCGGCGGCGAAGCGCTCTGA